One part of the Glycine max cultivar Williams 82 chromosome 14, Glycine_max_v4.0, whole genome shotgun sequence genome encodes these proteins:
- the LOC100306533 gene encoding EF-hand domain-containing protein, with product MPVRIPRDSPMKIIPDPNRKTGPDDAVIMQKIMGKLREADSNNDGRYDKDELKHALKGLGAILPGWRANRCFGRVDANHDGEISGAEIEALLQYLRSHGYGK from the coding sequence ATGCCTGTGAGAATCCCTCGTGATAGCCCAATGAAGATAATTCCTGATCCAAATCGCAAGACAGGTCCAGATGACGCGGTTATAATGCAGAAAATAATGGGAAAATTGAGAGAAGCAGATAGCAACAACGACGGTCGTTACGACAAAGATGAGCTGAAGCATGCTCTCAAGGGTTTAGGTGCCATCCTCCCTGGGTGGAGAGCCAACCGTTGTTTTGGAAGGGTTGATGCCAACCACGACGGTGAGATTAGTGGCGCTGAAATTGAAGCTCTCCTTCAATATCTCCGTTCTCATGGGTATGGAAAATAA